From the Paenibacillus sp. FSL H8-0548 genome, one window contains:
- a CDS encoding spore germination protein — translation MANSTSGVTQSGTSGSSGTMGANGDKPTNTPKKNISEQLQDNFGYLETIFSKSTDIVFRHWNYGPELKFAACSVYYESLVQEDTVNYMKISLQDLATHEIGPGMDVTPQDIRSFFEHDGVSAKKAAVLNDLELVIDEISNGRLLILFDQWDKALSFKAESVETRQVNESVNESVVQGPRESTVENLQKNLGLLRLRLKTPKFKLERIISGGETKTIVVYGYIDDAVDAEVLAEFKKRIVQIKELEILETSYIEQLIEDSTYSPFPQHRYTERTDMAVAGLLAGKIAVLSQGTGGILLCPGLFTEFFQSSEDYYQRTLIASLVRWLRIVAFLIALTLPSIYIALSTFHPELIPTVLLLAILDAREGLPLPAVFEALLMEFFFELMREAGVRLPRPVGSAVSIVGALVIGDAAISAGIASPIMVIVVALTGIASFAIPQYNIAIAMRILRFPLMISAAVLGGFGMMICLLFLLLHVCKLRSLGQPYLAPLAPFRLKELRDVVIRAPLKTLLRSPRNHHKHKPLHNGKNED, via the coding sequence ATGGCGAACAGTACTTCAGGAGTAACACAATCCGGAACATCAGGTTCAAGCGGAACAATGGGAGCAAACGGCGATAAACCGACTAACACACCGAAAAAAAACATTTCCGAACAGCTGCAGGATAATTTTGGTTATTTAGAAACGATTTTTTCGAAAAGCACAGATATTGTTTTCAGGCATTGGAACTACGGTCCTGAGCTGAAATTTGCCGCATGTTCGGTATATTATGAATCGCTCGTTCAGGAAGATACCGTTAATTACATGAAAATTTCGCTGCAAGACCTAGCCACACATGAGATTGGTCCAGGCATGGATGTTACACCTCAGGATATTCGTTCATTTTTTGAGCATGATGGCGTATCGGCGAAAAAAGCAGCCGTTCTTAATGATTTGGAGCTGGTCATTGATGAGATATCGAATGGCCGTCTCCTCATTTTGTTTGATCAATGGGATAAAGCGTTAAGCTTTAAAGCGGAATCCGTCGAGACGAGACAAGTCAATGAGTCTGTAAATGAATCCGTTGTACAGGGTCCAAGGGAAAGTACCGTAGAAAATTTACAGAAAAATCTAGGCTTGCTTCGTCTACGTCTAAAAACACCAAAATTTAAATTGGAAAGAATTATTTCGGGTGGAGAAACCAAAACGATTGTTGTTTACGGTTATATTGATGATGCCGTCGATGCAGAAGTGCTGGCGGAGTTCAAAAAAAGGATAGTGCAAATCAAAGAGCTTGAAATTTTGGAAACCTCCTATATCGAGCAGTTGATTGAAGACTCTACTTATTCACCATTTCCGCAGCATCGCTACACGGAGAGGACCGATATGGCGGTAGCAGGACTGCTCGCTGGGAAAATTGCAGTACTCAGCCAAGGCACGGGCGGCATTTTGTTATGTCCGGGGCTATTTACCGAATTTTTTCAATCCAGCGAGGATTATTACCAGCGCACGCTCATCGCTTCTTTGGTCCGTTGGCTTCGGATCGTTGCCTTCCTTATTGCCTTAACCTTGCCGAGCATCTACATTGCGCTTTCGACCTTCCATCCAGAGCTAATTCCTACAGTTCTGCTTCTGGCTATCCTTGATGCTCGCGAGGGCTTGCCTCTGCCTGCGGTATTTGAAGCGCTGCTCATGGAGTTTTTCTTCGAACTGATGCGTGAGGCGGGCGTGAGGCTGCCTCGGCCGGTAGGCTCCGCTGTCAGTATTGTGGGAGCTCTTGTTATTGGAGATGCGGCGATAAGCGCTGGGATCGCTTCTCCGATTATGGTTATCGTTGTGGCCTTAACGGGCATTGCTTCCTTTGCGATTCCACAATATAACATTGCGATCGCAATGCGAATTCTAAGGTTTCCGCTTATGATTAGCGCAGCAGTATTAGGTGGATTTGGGATGATGATTTGTTTATTATTCCTTTTGCTCCATGTTTGCAAGCTGCGCTCGCTTGGGCAGCCTTACTTGGCTCCGTTGGCACCGTTTCGATTAAAGGAGCTAAGGGATGTCGTCATAAGAGCGCCGCTCAAGACACTGCTTCGTTCTCCTCGAAATCATCATAAGCACAAACCGCTTCATAACGGAAAGAATGAGGATTGA
- a CDS encoding Ger(x)C family spore germination protein produces MKKGTLCLALLLSIFIVSGCWSKFELTERAFVMGVALDQGENGEIELLTQIYRPTSTQTLSSVSSSASSINIKTKDDSVMEAIRDIPIHLGRKAQWSHLRVIIVGEKLARSSNIGHLLDLFYRAHEPRGSVTIMISKGTAGKLFEKKPLIEQTTAQQFLRAKESSYITSAKTVDYNLLDLMLQLRSANGDAIVPFVYEDKKSKDIFSAAGLALLKDGKMKAVLPSSEVEGLLMLRNSYQSGVIEIKCPGKNGDYETAEVLSLNAKTKPQIKGDQISVNSTIVSDIAIGELKCSNIKSTEDEEEFIKKIEVKLSEQIKSTFQFLQSNKLDVIGIADTIYRSDPRKWERLKENWDTQFSELPFTIQIKLRLITTGTISGKPAG; encoded by the coding sequence ATGAAAAAAGGAACTTTATGTCTTGCTCTGCTGCTTAGCATATTTATAGTCTCCGGTTGTTGGAGTAAATTTGAGTTGACTGAACGGGCATTCGTAATGGGTGTCGCTCTCGATCAAGGAGAGAATGGGGAGATTGAATTACTTACACAAATTTACCGTCCAACCTCTACACAGACACTATCTTCCGTCTCAAGCAGCGCCTCCAGTATTAACATTAAGACCAAAGATGATTCGGTGATGGAAGCGATTCGCGATATTCCAATACACTTGGGAAGGAAAGCGCAATGGAGCCATCTTCGCGTCATTATTGTAGGTGAGAAGCTAGCTAGATCGAGCAATATCGGTCATCTTCTGGATCTATTCTATCGGGCTCATGAGCCAAGAGGCAGTGTAACCATCATGATCTCAAAGGGAACTGCGGGCAAGCTATTTGAGAAGAAACCGTTAATCGAGCAGACTACTGCGCAGCAGTTCTTAAGAGCGAAAGAATCCTCATACATCACCTCGGCCAAAACGGTAGATTATAATTTGCTGGATTTGATGCTCCAGCTGCGAAGCGCCAACGGCGATGCGATTGTTCCTTTTGTGTATGAGGACAAAAAATCAAAGGATATATTTTCAGCGGCAGGACTAGCCCTCTTAAAAGATGGGAAAATGAAAGCCGTTCTGCCTTCTTCCGAAGTAGAAGGGCTGCTTATGCTTCGCAATTCTTATCAATCCGGTGTCATTGAGATCAAATGTCCCGGAAAAAATGGAGATTATGAAACGGCGGAGGTTCTCTCGCTTAACGCAAAAACGAAGCCTCAGATAAAAGGAGATCAAATTTCAGTCAACAGCACGATTGTTAGCGATATCGCGATTGGAGAGCTTAAATGCAGCAATATAAAAAGTACCGAAGATGAAGAGGAATTCATTAAGAAAATAGAAGTTAAACTGTCGGAGCAGATTAAAAGCACGTTTCAATTTCTTCAGTCGAACAAGCTGGATGTGATTGGAATCGCGGATACGATCTATCGTTCAGATCCTCGGAAATGGGAGCGGTTAAAAGAGAATTGGGATACGCAATTCTCTGAACTCCCGTTTACTATTCAAATAAAACTAAGATTAATCACAACCGGAACGATATCCGGTAAGCCTGCCGGTTAG
- a CDS encoding GerAB/ArcD/ProY family transporter produces MSAYQMGVLFFVFMTGSSIINIPGTLIGKADNGSWLSLLLSGGIGFLILICILFLHRRFPTMTFVQYSRHLMGTPLTILFSLFTISFLLQMQSAIVNDVGLFMVSSMLRETPMYAFTFLIFAISSVVVRAGIEVMARMFTLTMILTSISIFFVLIIAIPDYNPALLLPILPKGIKPVLHGAYFTFGFPYVEVFLFSMLLPFVNDGPTRKLSKTMLFALGINILVLCLSVICAIMIFGSFAGEKPYVFFSLARVVEFQEIIQRIESIIGMSLILGSFMKTTITLYVLNLYLSQLFRFENTQTLVMPLALIGFFMGLVTVDGATEWGYIVTTIHPVWTFAAFIIPLLLLTVIALFKKKTAN; encoded by the coding sequence ATAAGTGCATACCAGATGGGCGTACTGTTTTTTGTATTTATGACTGGTTCTTCCATCATCAATATTCCAGGTACACTCATTGGTAAGGCAGATAATGGATCTTGGCTCTCTCTGCTCCTATCCGGAGGTATAGGCTTTCTCATTCTAATCTGTATCTTATTCTTGCATCGGCGATTTCCAACCATGACCTTTGTGCAATATAGCCGCCATTTAATGGGGACACCGCTTACAATCCTCTTCTCTCTGTTTACGATATCCTTTCTCCTTCAAATGCAATCGGCCATTGTAAATGACGTTGGGCTGTTTATGGTCAGCTCAATGTTAAGAGAAACGCCAATGTATGCTTTTACTTTCCTCATATTTGCCATATCGTCTGTAGTGGTACGTGCGGGAATTGAGGTCATGGCGAGAATGTTTACATTGACGATGATTTTGACATCGATAAGTATCTTTTTTGTACTAATAATCGCTATCCCAGACTATAATCCTGCTCTATTGCTCCCGATATTGCCAAAAGGGATCAAGCCCGTTCTGCATGGGGCATATTTTACCTTTGGTTTCCCTTATGTGGAGGTATTCTTGTTCTCCATGCTGCTGCCGTTTGTCAATGATGGCCCGACCCGCAAGCTATCTAAGACGATGCTGTTTGCGCTGGGTATTAATATTTTGGTGCTTTGTTTATCTGTCATATGCGCAATTATGATTTTTGGCAGTTTCGCTGGCGAGAAACCTTATGTGTTTTTTTCACTGGCTCGGGTCGTCGAATTCCAGGAGATCATACAACGAATAGAGTCGATTATAGGGATGTCCTTGATTTTGGGTTCATTCATGAAAACAACCATAACGCTGTATGTGCTTAACTTGTATTTAAGTCAGTTGTTTCGTTTTGAAAATACTCAGACCTTAGTTATGCCATTAGCCTTAATCGGTTTCTTTATGGGACTGGTAACCGTCGATGGGGCGACGGAGTGGGGATACATCGTGACTACGATTCATCCCGTATGGACGTTTGCGGCATTTATAATTCCATTGCTGCTGCTCACGGTTATCGCCTTATTCAAAAAAAAGACAGCTAACTGA
- a CDS encoding helix-turn-helix transcriptional regulator, translated as MKNKKMKIARIEAEVSQERLAEIVGVTRQTINLIESGSYNPSLKLCIEICKALGKTLNDLFWEE; from the coding sequence TTGAAAAATAAAAAAATGAAGATTGCCAGAATAGAAGCCGAAGTATCGCAGGAGCGTTTAGCTGAGATCGTTGGTGTCACAAGGCAAACAATAAATTTAATCGAGTCCGGCAGCTATAATCCGAGCCTTAAGTTATGTATTGAAATATGCAAGGCACTGGGCAAAACTTTGAATGATCTATTTTGGGAGGAATGA